One window from the genome of Amphiprion ocellaris isolate individual 3 ecotype Okinawa chromosome 23, ASM2253959v1, whole genome shotgun sequence encodes:
- the LOC111575125 gene encoding lecithin retinol acyltransferase-like isoform X3, whose amino-acid sequence MFPLQLLALTAVSTATLAPPQEEQEKKKQEVEKKKQEVEKSRVAHFIPDILPVVSSDQFRIKQVVTNTRLILGVLAKCGSIRVDSVEDFAYGSEILVNPMDRMCSRAALQEEDVACRAEKLLGNVEYSLLWYNCEHYVMYCRYGTVMSFQTFQFCKTVRKLLLSRRVAKATALLLLCLLLYLGAASVGLVLLTALLPFIIWMAA is encoded by the exons AtgtttcctctgcagctccTTGCGCTGACAGCCGTCTCCACGGCAACGCTCGCACCGCCGCAGGaagagcaggagaagaagaagcaggaagtggagaagaagaagcaggaagtGGAGAAGAGCAG aGTTGCTCACTTCATCCCAGACATTTTGCCCGTCGTGTCCAGTGACCAGTTCAGGATCAAGCAGGTGGTGACCAACACCAGACTTATACTGGGAGTACTGGCCAAG TGTGGCAGCATCAGGGTGGACTCAGTGGAGGACTTCGCCTATGGATCAGAGATTCTGGTGAACCCAATGGACCGG ATGTGCAGCCGTGCAGCGCTGCAGGAGGAAGATGTGGCCTGTCGGGCCGAGAAGCTGCTGGGAAACGTGGAGTACAGCCTGCTGTGGTACAACTGTGAACACTACGTCATGTACTGCAGATACGGAACCGTCATGAGCTTCCAGACCTTCCAG TTCTGTAAGACGgtgaggaagctgctgctgagtcGTCGTGTTGCCAAGGCGACggcattgttgttgttgtgtttgctgctgtatCTAGGAGCTGCTAGTGTGGGTTTGGTCCTGCTGACTGCTCTGCTGCCGTTCATCATCTGGATGGCTGCATGA
- the LOC111575125 gene encoding lecithin retinol acyltransferase-like isoform X1 produces MFPLQLLALTAVSTATLAPPQEEQEKKKQEVEKKKQEVEKSRYDVMFRRGDLLEVPRTLFTHFGIYLGGDRVAHFIPDILPVVSSDQFRIKQVVTNTRLILGVLAKCGSIRVDSVEDFAYGSEILVNPMDRMCSRAALQEEDVACRAEKLLGNVEYSLLWYNCEHYVMYCRYGTVMSFQTFQFCKTVRKLLLSRRVAKATALLLLCLLLYLGAASVGLVLLTALLPFIIWMAA; encoded by the exons AtgtttcctctgcagctccTTGCGCTGACAGCCGTCTCCACGGCAACGCTCGCACCGCCGCAGGaagagcaggagaagaagaagcaggaagtggagaagaagaagcaggaagtGGAGAAGAGCAGGTATGACGTGATGTTCAGGAGAGGAGATCTACTGGAAGTCCCTCGAACTCTCTTCACCCACTTTGGGATCTACTTGGGAGGAGACAG aGTTGCTCACTTCATCCCAGACATTTTGCCCGTCGTGTCCAGTGACCAGTTCAGGATCAAGCAGGTGGTGACCAACACCAGACTTATACTGGGAGTACTGGCCAAG TGTGGCAGCATCAGGGTGGACTCAGTGGAGGACTTCGCCTATGGATCAGAGATTCTGGTGAACCCAATGGACCGG ATGTGCAGCCGTGCAGCGCTGCAGGAGGAAGATGTGGCCTGTCGGGCCGAGAAGCTGCTGGGAAACGTGGAGTACAGCCTGCTGTGGTACAACTGTGAACACTACGTCATGTACTGCAGATACGGAACCGTCATGAGCTTCCAGACCTTCCAG TTCTGTAAGACGgtgaggaagctgctgctgagtcGTCGTGTTGCCAAGGCGACggcattgttgttgttgtgtttgctgctgtatCTAGGAGCTGCTAGTGTGGGTTTGGTCCTGCTGACTGCTCTGCTGCCGTTCATCATCTGGATGGCTGCATGA
- the LOC111575125 gene encoding lecithin retinol acyltransferase-like isoform X2, translating to MGTSLLALTAVSTATLAPPQEEQEKKKQEVEKKKQEVEKSRYDVMFRRGDLLEVPRTLFTHFGIYLGGDRVAHFIPDILPVVSSDQFRIKQVVTNTRLILGVLAKCGSIRVDSVEDFAYGSEILVNPMDRMCSRAALQEEDVACRAEKLLGNVEYSLLWYNCEHYVMYCRYGTVMSFQTFQFCKTVRKLLLSRRVAKATALLLLCLLLYLGAASVGLVLLTALLPFIIWMAA from the exons ctccTTGCGCTGACAGCCGTCTCCACGGCAACGCTCGCACCGCCGCAGGaagagcaggagaagaagaagcaggaagtggagaagaagaagcaggaagtGGAGAAGAGCAGGTATGACGTGATGTTCAGGAGAGGAGATCTACTGGAAGTCCCTCGAACTCTCTTCACCCACTTTGGGATCTACTTGGGAGGAGACAG aGTTGCTCACTTCATCCCAGACATTTTGCCCGTCGTGTCCAGTGACCAGTTCAGGATCAAGCAGGTGGTGACCAACACCAGACTTATACTGGGAGTACTGGCCAAG TGTGGCAGCATCAGGGTGGACTCAGTGGAGGACTTCGCCTATGGATCAGAGATTCTGGTGAACCCAATGGACCGG ATGTGCAGCCGTGCAGCGCTGCAGGAGGAAGATGTGGCCTGTCGGGCCGAGAAGCTGCTGGGAAACGTGGAGTACAGCCTGCTGTGGTACAACTGTGAACACTACGTCATGTACTGCAGATACGGAACCGTCATGAGCTTCCAGACCTTCCAG TTCTGTAAGACGgtgaggaagctgctgctgagtcGTCGTGTTGCCAAGGCGACggcattgttgttgttgtgtttgctgctgtatCTAGGAGCTGCTAGTGTGGGTTTGGTCCTGCTGACTGCTCTGCTGCCGTTCATCATCTGGATGGCTGCATGA
- the LOC111575125 gene encoding lecithin retinol acyltransferase-like isoform X4, translated as MFRRGDLLEVPRTLFTHFGIYLGGDRVAHFIPDILPVVSSDQFRIKQVVTNTRLILGVLAKCGSIRVDSVEDFAYGSEILVNPMDRMCSRAALQEEDVACRAEKLLGNVEYSLLWYNCEHYVMYCRYGTVMSFQTFQFCKTVRKLLLSRRVAKATALLLLCLLLYLGAASVGLVLLTALLPFIIWMAA; from the exons ATGTTCAGGAGAGGAGATCTACTGGAAGTCCCTCGAACTCTCTTCACCCACTTTGGGATCTACTTGGGAGGAGACAG aGTTGCTCACTTCATCCCAGACATTTTGCCCGTCGTGTCCAGTGACCAGTTCAGGATCAAGCAGGTGGTGACCAACACCAGACTTATACTGGGAGTACTGGCCAAG TGTGGCAGCATCAGGGTGGACTCAGTGGAGGACTTCGCCTATGGATCAGAGATTCTGGTGAACCCAATGGACCGG ATGTGCAGCCGTGCAGCGCTGCAGGAGGAAGATGTGGCCTGTCGGGCCGAGAAGCTGCTGGGAAACGTGGAGTACAGCCTGCTGTGGTACAACTGTGAACACTACGTCATGTACTGCAGATACGGAACCGTCATGAGCTTCCAGACCTTCCAG TTCTGTAAGACGgtgaggaagctgctgctgagtcGTCGTGTTGCCAAGGCGACggcattgttgttgttgtgtttgctgctgtatCTAGGAGCTGCTAGTGTGGGTTTGGTCCTGCTGACTGCTCTGCTGCCGTTCATCATCTGGATGGCTGCATGA